Part of the uncultured Desulfobacter sp. genome, GCTTTCAAACAGATATAACCTTGAACCTAAAGCCATATCCAAACAGCTGCTTGACGCATTGATGTCAAATTCCTGGCCCGGGAATATCAGGGAACTGCTCAACGTTTTGGAGTACATCCTGGCATCGGCCGGAAGTGATCCAACCCTGGTGCCCAAACACCTGCCGCCCAATTACAGGCTCTCCTCATTATCGTTTGAGGAGCCTGATATTCAGGCGGATGCCCAGTCAATGGTCGACGAGGTCCTGGACAGCGATGCCGACTTTCCGTCCCTGAATGCCTGCCGGGAACAGCTGGAGAAAAATTACCTGACCCGTTTAATGGAAAAGGCCGGTGGCGACAGAAAAACCGCCTGTCGGTTATCCGGCGTCTCCCAGGCCCGGCTGTATGCATTGCTCAGTAAGTATGACCTTCCCGGGTTTGGTTCCTATCAAAACTGAAATTCATTTCGTTTTATCAAATTTTTATGTAACATAATGGACATATGCTGATTTGCATCTATCCCACGCCGAACTCGCTGGGCTTGATACGGGTCAGGTAGTCGATGAGCGCCTTATTTTTTACATATTCCAGTTTTTCCTTTTTGATGAAGATATTGAAATGGTCTGCGTTGGGCTGGATTTGAGGGAACGGATCCACAAGACGTTTTTCTTCAAGCTCTTTGATCACCGTGTATTTGGGCACAAATCCGATGCCTAAACCGGACATGGCCGCGTTGATGATTCCCCTGATGTGATTGATCTGTACGACGTTTTTAAGGCTGGCGCGTTTGTCTGCCGGTATGGCGGCGATGAAATTGCGCCACCAGACCAGTTGTTTGTCGCTGGATAAAATATTTACCCGGGCCAAATCGTCAATGCCCGAAATCTCGTGGGCCTCGATAAATTCCGGGGCGGCAATGGTGATATACTGCTCCTGGAACAGGTAGATGCGTTCAATGGAGGGCAGTTCATGGGCAACGCAATCAATGATCAGATCCACCTCGTCCCGGATCAGTGGAGTTTCAAGGTCCGGGGAGAGATAAAAATCAAGATGGATTTCCGGATGGGTCTCCAGAAAGGGTTTGATATGGTTGATCAGAATGGAAGCACCGAACTCAACCGTGGAGCCGATACGGATGGTGACCAGGGCTTTTTTACGATAGGTGGATATCTCCTGGTCCGCTTTTTCAATTTCATAAAAAATTTTTTCACAGGACCGGAATAAAATGCGGCCGGCCGGGGTCAGATCCATGGTTTTTCCCTGGCGGGTAAACAACGGGGTATCCATGGAGCTTTCAAGTTTTTTAATGGCATGGCTGACGGCGGACTGGGTGACGAAAAGCCGCTGGGCTGCCTGGGTAAAGTTTTTTTCCTTGGCCAGGAAGAAAAAGGTTTTCAGATGATAAAGGTCCATAGCGCTCAAGTATGAATTGTGTTCATGGTTATAATAAATATTATGAATTTTACTTTAATGGATTCGTCGGTATATTACAATAATATGTTTTAATTATTAACAATATCATCAGGAGGAGATTTCTATGGGCGGCGCATTGAATGCAGAAGTCAAACAAATTCTTGATGCCCTTGGAATTAAGCCTGTCAATTCCGGCGCCACCATCGGCGGCAGTAACGGATGGCTTAACACAAAGGGAAAAGAGCTCGTTTCCTATTCCCCCATCAACGGCAAACCCATTGCCCGTGTTTTGATGGCGGAAAGGCAAGATTATGATGCGGTGATGGCCAAAGCCCAGGCTGCGTTTAAATCTTTTCGCATGATGCCCGCTCCCCGGCGCGGTGAGATGGTGCGCGAGATCGGTGATGCGCTGCGGGATAATAAAAAGGCCCTGGGGGCGCTGATTGCCCTTGAGGTCGGTAAAATCCGGGCCGAAGGCGAGGGTGAGGTCCAGGAGATGATCGATATTGCCTGTTTTGCCACGGGGCTTAGCCGCCAGCTGTATGGCCTGACCATGCATTCCGAGCGGCCCGAACATCGGATGTACGAACAATGGCATCCCCTGGGTATTGTCGGGCTGATTACCGCGTTTAACTTTCCTGCGGCCCCGTGGTCCTGGAACAGTTTGATTGCCGCTGTCTGTGGTGATGCGATTGTGTTCAAACCCAGCTCAAAAGTGCCTTTGACCAGTATTGCCATCCAGAACATCCTTGCGCCGGTGGTTGATAAATATGAGGTTGAGGGGATTTTCAACATGATCATCGGGTCCCGGGATGATGTGGGCGAACCCATACTCCATGATAAACGCATCCCGCTGATTTCCGCTACGGGTTCCACGGCGGTGGGGCGACATGTGGGCGAAGTGGTCGGCGGTCGTTTGGGACGTTCTTTGCTGGAACTTGGCGGCAACAATGCCATCATCGTCACCGAAGACGCCGACATGGACATGGCGGTCCGGGCCACATTGTTCGGTGCCGTGGGTACGGCCGGCCAGCGCTGCACCTCCACCCGCAGGATTATTATTCATTCTTCGGTGAAAGAGACCTTTGTTAAAAACCTGGTCAATGCCTACAAACAGGTAACGGTCGGCAATCCGCTGGATACGGACACACTCATGGGACCACTGATTGACGAAGGTGCCGTCATTGCCATGGAGGAGGCCTTGAAGGCCGTAAAGGCTTCCGGCGGAAAGGTGCTGTACGGCGGAGAACGGATCACCGTGCCAGGGTGTGAAGGCGGCCATTATGTGCGTCCGGCTGTGGCGGACGTGAAGAATGATTTCCCCATTGTCCAGAGCGAAACCTTTGCGCCCGTTTTGTACATCATTGAATACAATTCCTTTGAACAGGCCCTTGAACTGCACAATGACGTGCCCCAGGGTTTGTCCTCCTCAATTTTTACAACGTCCCTGCATTACCAGGAAGGATTTTTGGCGCACAGCGGTTCTGACTGCGGCATTGCCAATGTGAACCTGGGCACCTCGGGTGCTGAAATCGGCGGTGCGTTCGGCGGTGAAAAAGAGACCGGCGGCGGACGTGAATCCGGGTCTGATGCATGGAAAGTGTATATGCGGCGTCAGACCAACACCATTAACTGGGGCAAGGCACTGCCGTTGGCCCAGGGTATTGAATTTAATATTGACTGACAGGCCTGGTTTATCAGGCGTCGGTTTTAACACACAACAACTAATAAAATAAATTTAATAAGTTTTTTAAGGAGTTTTAAAATGGCAAACAGCGTATTTACCATCCCCAAAGCCTATAATGAACCGGTTAAGATGTATGCGCCGGGTAGTCCGGAGCGCGGAATATTGTCCGCAGAGATTGACCGCCAGATGGCGGATCAGGTGGAAATCCCGGTGATCATCAACGGTGAAGAGGTTAAAACCGGTGATGTCCGGAATGTGGTATGCCCCCATGACCATGGTCATGTACTGGGCAAGGTGCATCTGGCAGGTGAGAAAGAGATCAAAGCGGCGGTGGACGCAGCGTTGTCCGCAAAAGCGGCCTGGGAAACCATGGATTGGCAGGAGCGTGCGGCGGTATTTTTGAAGGCGGCGGATTTGATCTCCCAGAAATACTCGGCCAAAATCAATGCGGCCACCATGCTCGGTCAGTCCAAGAATGCCTTCCAGGCTGAAATTGACTCCACCTGCGAGCTGGTGGACTTTTTGCGCTTTAATGTGAATTACATGGAAGAGATTTACGCCAACCAGCCATTCAGCGAAAAAGGTGTTTACAACCGTCTGGAATACCGCCCCCTGGAAGGATTTGTTTTTGCGCTCACCCCGTTTAACTTTACCGCAATTGCCGGCAATCTGCCCACCTCGCCTGCCATGATGGGCAACACTGTTGTGTGGAAACCCTCCACCACTGCTGTTTTGTCCAACTACTATGTGATGGAGATTTTGAAGGAAGCGGGTCTTCCCGACGGTGTTATCAACTTCATTCCGGGTCACGGTTCCCAGATCGGTGATATTCTGTTCGCCCACAAATATTTTGCAGGTATGCACTTCACCGGCTCCACAGGCGTATTTCAGAATCTTTGGAAAAAAGCGGCCGACAACATCGAAACCTATGTGTCTTATCCCAGAATTGTGGGCGAAACCGGCGGTAAAGACTATATCTTTGCCCATGCCAGCGCCGATGTGGATGAGCTTGTCACCGGTATCATCCGGGGTGCCTTCGAATTCCAGGGCCAGAAATGCTCTGCCTGCTCCCGCCTCTATGTGCCCTCTTCCCTGTGGCCCTCCGTCGAAGATCAGCTCAAAGAGAAAATCGCTGGGATCAAGGTGGGTCCGGTGACGGATTACACCAACTTTGTGAATGCCGTGATTGATGAAAATTCCTTTGATAACATCGACGCGTATATCTCCCGGGCTGAAGCCTCTGCCGATGCTGACGTGATCATCGGCGGCCAGCGGGACAAGTCCAAGGGCTATTTTGTGCATCCCACCGTGATCCAGGCCAAGACACCGGATTATGAATCCATGGCCGAAGAGATCTTCGGTCCGGTACTCACGGTCTATGTATATGAGGATAAAGACCTTGAAGTCACCCTGGACATCCTGGACAATACAAGCCCGTATGCCCTGACCGGCGCTGTTTTTGCCAGGGACCGCGAAGTGGTCAATGCCCTGATGGCCCGGTTGACCCACACCGCAGGTAACTTTTATGTTAATGATAAACCCACCGGCGCCGTGGTCGGCCAGCAGCCCTTTGGCGGGGCCCGCAAAAGCGGCACCAACGACAAAGCAGGCTCCTACCTGAACCTGATCCGCTGGGCATCACCCCGGACCATCAAGGAAACCCTGGTACCCCCCGTAAATTACGGCTACCCGTTCATGGGCTAACCAAAAGTCTGATACTTTAGCACAATACAAAAGGGCAGTTCCCGGTGTAAGCCGTTAACTGCCCTTTTCAAATGAAAATACCTTATCATCTACAATCGTATTTTTTGTGGAAAATTCGCCCGGATGCAAGGCGCAAAAAAAATCTCAACCGGAGCAGCCTCGTGGCTGTGAGGATTGAGATTTTTTTTGCAACGCCGCAGGCGGGTGAATTTTCCGCAAAAAATTATTTGTTTTTGGCTATTACCCAGATGGCATGAACAATCCCTGGAATGTAGCCAAGAAGCGTTAAAAGAATATTCAACCAGAAGTGTTTTCCAATACCGACCTGAAAAAATACACCCACCGGTGGAAGAATAATGGCTGCGATAATTTTTAAAAGTTCCATGTTATTCTCCTTATATGTAATATTGATCATTCCTGCCTGAGCATACCACATTTCACAGAACGGAAAACATCAAATTTTAAAATACTTTTGGACATCTTTTCCATTTTCCCATATGATTTAAGTTTATTGTGTTCAAACCATCCTTGCAAAGGGATGGTTAAAATTTTTCCGGGCAAACGCCATCGGAAAAACCACCATAACAGTCGGAACTGCCTCCGGCTGGAAGGAAAATATTTATGAGCGAAGCAATTAAATCAGGGGATACCATTGCCGTTGATTATACGGGAAAACTTGAAAGCGGAGACGTGTTTGACTCTTCAGAGGGCAGAGATCCGCTGACCTTTACCGTGGATACGGGCATGCTGATCAAGGGCTTTGACCAGGCCGTTATCGGCATGAAAAAAGGGGAATCAAAAACCGTCACCATTCCGCCTGAAATGGGATACGGCCCAAGAGACGAGAACGCCATGGTGGATATCCCAAGAGCCCAGTTTCCCCCGGAGATGGACCTGAAAGAAGGACTTCAGCTTCAGCTCCAGAACCCGGCAGGTCAGCCGGTTCCTGCACTGGTGGCAAAAATAAGCGAAACCAGTGTCACCATGGACGTAAACCATTTTCTGGCCGGAAAAACCCTCGTTTTTGATATCACCATTGCTGAGACCGGACTGGAACCCCCGGCAAGCAGCTGTGGCACCAATAAAGGGGGCTGCGATTCCGGTTGCTGCGGAAACTGCAGCTGTGATTAACGCATAGGATTGTTCCCGGAGCATCGTGATGGTCAAGAAAAGTCTCATTTTGACGGTTGATGACAAGCCTCAGAATCTTCAGTTCCTTGGCAAATTGCTTTCAAATAACGGATATGAAGTCGCCATGGCTCAAAACGGCGCCCAGGCACTGACGTTTGTTAAATCCGAATTCCCGGATCTCATCCTGTTAGATGTCATGATGCCGGAGATGGATGGATATGAGGTCTGTGAAAAACTGCGGACTGAATTTCCCACCCATAGTATTCCGGTGATTTTCCTAACGGCCAAGTCTGATGCCCAGGATATTGTAAAAGGGTTTGATGCGGGCGGGGTTGATTATGTAACAAAACCCTTTCATTCGGCTGAACTGCTGGCCCGCATCAAAACCCATATTGAGCTTAAAACCCTGCGCGGTCTTTTGCCCATGTGTTCACATTGTAAAAAAATCCGGGATGATCAAGGCTTCTGGAATGATGTGGACAGCTATTTTGAGGCCCATTCCCATCTGACGTTTACCCACGGTCTGTGCCCAACGTGCATGGACAAGTTGTACGAGGGGTATGACTGGTATGAAAAGAGGAAACGGTCTGACTCCCAAAAGTAAAAGCCTTGGAAAAATAATGTCCTGATTCGGCTTGTTTTTTGTACATCCAAGCCCTGACTTCCCCCGCCGTTTTCTCGCGGCATGTCTGATACCCGCCTGCCATAGAAAATTTTAATTCTATTTTCCTGTCGGTTTATAAAATTCTTTATACTTCAATGGTTTGTCTGTTTTTTTACGGGTTTGATTGCTTTTTTTTGGGATTGCGTTATGTTAGTGACGTTGGGCTAAGATGCGTCAAAAAGGATGAACGAAAAAGGGCGGGTTTTAAAACTTGGCCGTTGAACATTAACCCTTTGGAGCAAGGGACCTGAGCATGGCATATGAATTTGATTTCAAGGCAGCCCAGGAGTATGATGCCTTTTTTGAAAAAGGCCGGGCCAGACACCGCCTTGACCTTGAAATCAGAATGATCAGCGCCCTGATCCGACCGATGCCGGGCAAGCGTCTGCTGGACATTGGTTGCGGTACGGGGTTAAGTCTTGAGCCTTTTGTGGATCTGGGTATGAGCCTGACCGGTATTGATCCTTCGGCATATATGCTGGACAAGGCTGCGGAACGGCTCAAAAATCGTGTTGACCTGCATCGGGGGACAGCCGAAAATCTTCCCTTTGATGACAATTCCTTTGATGCAGCCTTGCTGTTTTTCAGTATCGAATATTCAGACCGGCCCGCCAAGGCCATTGAAGAGGCCTGCCGGGTGGCCCGGGAACAGGTGGTCATCGGCGTTCATAACCGGTGTGCGCCCCATAATATGGCCCGGCGGGTCAAGGGCTTTTTTTTTCCGGATATGTATACCGGTGCCCGTTTTTTCAGTGTGTGGGAGTTGAAAACCATGATGAACTCGATATTGGGAAAAGCGCCTGTCAAATGGCGGACCACCGTGCAGTTCCCGCTGCTGTCCGGGCGCCTGATCTCCAAAGTGGAACATTGCCGTCTGATACAGTGGTCTTACTGGGGCGGTTTCATCGGCATGCGCATCAAGCCCGTACCTAAGTTTCGTACCCGCCCCCTGGTCCTGAAAACCCGGAATCGTAAAATAAATGAGCCGGCCACAGGCCTGGCGTTAGGATGTAAGGTAGAATAATGATTCGTGCCCGTCTGTATGAGCCCCTGTCCAATGGTGAGGTCAAATGCCTGGCCTGCAACCATTATTGTAAGATTTCCCCGGGTAGAACCGGTGTTTGCGGCGTCCGGGAGAACCGGGACGGCAAACTTTTTTCCCTGGTGTACGACCGGGTTGTGGCGGCCAATGTGGACCCCATTGAGAAAAAACCGCTTTTTCATTTTAAACCCGGCTCGCTCTCTTATTCCATTGCCGCGCCCGGGTGCAATTTCAACTGCCGCTTTTGTCAGAATGCCGATATCTCCCAGGTGCATGGCCGGGAAACAAACCCTTTCGCAGGCCGCCTTTCAGGCCAGGCCATGACGCCCGAAACCATTGTCGCCGCGGCTGTGGAACAAGGATGCCAAAGTATCTCTTACACCTATACCGAACCCACGGTTTTTTTTGAGCTGGTTTTGGATACGGCCATGCTGGCAAAGGAGGCGGGGCTTGCCAATATCCTTGTCACCAACGGATTTATGAGTCCTAAACTGCTGCAGGCGTCCGCCGCAGTGCTGGATGCCGCCAATGTGGATCTTAAATCTTTTTCCGACGGGTTTTACACCCGGTATTGTAACGGCCGCCTGGAACCGGTGAAACAGACATTGAGAACCATGGTGGAGTTAGGCCTCATGGTGGAGGTGACCACATTGGTGATTCCGGGACTCAATGATGATCCCGACGAACTTGGGCAGATGGCATCCTTCCTTGCCGGGGAATTGGGAACGTCAACCCCCTGGCATCTATCCCGGTTTCACCCGGCATTTGAGATGAACCAAACGGAACCGACACCTGTGGAGACCCTTGAAAAGGCCTGCGATATTGCACAGTCAGCCGGGCTTGTTCATGTCTATACCGGCAATGTGCCCGGTGCCAGGGAAGATACACACTGTCCGGACTGCGGCCAAACGGTTGTCAAACGACTGGGCTATTCTGTGGAAAATCTTTTAACCCAGACCGATAAATGTCCCGGGTGCGGTTCGTCTATGTTCGGGATCTATTAATAAAGATATTTTTGTATGCGTTCAGTTGTTGATATTCTGGAGACCGTCCGGGCAGACAGGCCCGTTTGTGATATCCTTGAAACCCTTTGGCGGGAGGGGTTTTATGCCTTTCTGGCCGGTGGTGCCGTCCGGGATGCCTTTCTGGGGTTCGCGCCCGGGGATGTGGACATCCTGACCAATGCCCGGCCCGAAGATCTAGCCCGGCTGTTTGCCGGCCAGGACCCTAAATATGTGGGAAAAGCCTTTGCCGTGACCCTGATCAACAAGGTGGAGGTGGCAACCTGCAGGCCTGCCGATAAAAAAGCCGTGGATGCCGGTCACACCTTTCCGGCCACGGATCTTGGCCGCCGGGATCTTACCATAAACAGCATGGCCTGGGATCCCCAAACCCGGACCCTGGCAGATCCCTTTGGCGGGCAGGCGGACATTGAAAACAAAACCATTCGATTCACCCGGAACCCTCTTGACCGTATTGAAGAGGATCCGGTTCGCATGGTCCGGGCCTGCCGGTTCGCTGCCCGTTTCGGGTTCAACATTGAGCCGGACGCCTTTGATGCCATCCGTTCCCAGGCCCATAAGATCACGGCCCCGGGGAACCCAGAGCGAATCCAAGGGGAAGTTGTCAAGGCCATGGGCATGGACAAGCCTTCAGCTTTTTTTACGCTGCTTCATGATACAGGCCTTCTATCGATCATTCTGCCGAGCCTTGACCGCTGCTACGGCCTGGACGGCGGACCCCACCACGGCGAAACCGTATTCGAGCACAACCTTCTGGTGGGCGATGCCCTGCCGGCATCCATGCCCACACTCCGGCTGGCGGGTTTTCTCCATGATACGGGGAAAGCCGATGCAGTGGAAATCAAGGATGGCCGAAACGCTTTTCCCGGGCACGAGAAATTTACCCAGGCCATGATGAGCGACCTTGAACGTCTCAGGTTCTCCAGAAAGGATATGGCGCATATCCACAGTCTGGTCCGGGGCCACATGCGTCCTCTAAAGGCCGATACCTCTCCAAAAGCCGTGCGCAGGCTTCTGGCCATGCTGGATGATCTGAATTTGTCCTATCATGATTTTTTACGCATGCGCATTGCCGACAAAAAAAGCAATCTGAATCCAATTAAAAAGCCGTATACCCTTGGGGATATCCGTCTGCGCCTGAATAAAATTCTGGATGCCCTGAATGCCAAGACGCCGTTTAATGTGAACAATCTTGACATTTCAGGCCGGGATATCCAGGATCTTTTGGGTCTGACCCAGGGACCGGCCATTGGAAAAGTCAAAGCATTATTGTTTGAACAGGTACTGGATGATCCGTCCCTGAACACCAAACAGACCCTGAAAGACCTGGTGCGGCAGATGGACCAAAAGCGCTTTACAGATTAAAATGTCAAAGCTATAAACGAGACGCGGCATAACGTTCAAATACTGAACATCTGACGAGCCGTTCAAATATATTTTTAGAGATTAAATACGATAGGGGATACATTATGGGAGATATAGTTCTTATCAGCATTACGGGCAAGGACCAGAAAGGTCTTACCGCCCGGATTTCAACCATCCTTGCCCAGTATCGGGTGAGCATTCTGGATATTGGCCAGGCTGTAATTCATGAACATATCTCTTTGGGCATGCTGGTGGATATTCCCTGTTCCCAGGACTTTTCCCTGATGTTTAAGGATTTGATTTTTGAAGGTCACAAAATGGGTCTGGCTGTGGATGTTTCTCCGGTTGATGCCAACGAGTATGAAACCTGGGTCCGGACCCAGGACAAAGAACGCAGGATTATTACGGTCATGGGGCGTGCCATTACCACAGGCCAGATTTCGGCGGTCTCCACCGTCATTACCGATCATGATCTTAACATAGACTCCATTACCCGCATGTCCGGCCGCAGATCCCTGAAAAGGCCTCTGGAGCCCCCCATGGCATGTATTCAGTTTGCCGTATCCGGCACGCCCAGAAGTATTCCCGAAATGAAGGGCAGGTTCATTCACATCTCCCAGGACCTGGGCATTGATATTTCCTTTCATGAGGACAATATCTACCGTAAAAACCGTAAACTGGTTGTCTTTGACATGGATTCCACATTGATCCAGGCTGAGGTGATTGATGAACTGGCAAAGCTGG contains:
- a CDS encoding LysR family transcriptional regulator, whose amino-acid sequence is MDLYHLKTFFFLAKEKNFTQAAQRLFVTQSAVSHAIKKLESSMDTPLFTRQGKTMDLTPAGRILFRSCEKIFYEIEKADQEISTYRKKALVTIRIGSTVEFGASILINHIKPFLETHPEIHLDFYLSPDLETPLIRDEVDLIIDCVAHELPSIERIYLFQEQYITIAAPEFIEAHEISGIDDLARVNILSSDKQLVWWRNFIAAIPADKRASLKNVVQINHIRGIINAAMSGLGIGFVPKYTVIKELEEKRLVDPFPQIQPNADHFNIFIKKEKLEYVKNKALIDYLTRIKPSEFGVG
- a CDS encoding aldehyde dehydrogenase family protein; protein product: MGGALNAEVKQILDALGIKPVNSGATIGGSNGWLNTKGKELVSYSPINGKPIARVLMAERQDYDAVMAKAQAAFKSFRMMPAPRRGEMVREIGDALRDNKKALGALIALEVGKIRAEGEGEVQEMIDIACFATGLSRQLYGLTMHSERPEHRMYEQWHPLGIVGLITAFNFPAAPWSWNSLIAAVCGDAIVFKPSSKVPLTSIAIQNILAPVVDKYEVEGIFNMIIGSRDDVGEPILHDKRIPLISATGSTAVGRHVGEVVGGRLGRSLLELGGNNAIIVTEDADMDMAVRATLFGAVGTAGQRCTSTRRIIIHSSVKETFVKNLVNAYKQVTVGNPLDTDTLMGPLIDEGAVIAMEEALKAVKASGGKVLYGGERITVPGCEGGHYVRPAVADVKNDFPIVQSETFAPVLYIIEYNSFEQALELHNDVPQGLSSSIFTTSLHYQEGFLAHSGSDCGIANVNLGTSGAEIGGAFGGEKETGGGRESGSDAWKVYMRRQTNTINWGKALPLAQGIEFNID
- the pruA gene encoding L-glutamate gamma-semialdehyde dehydrogenase, whose translation is MANSVFTIPKAYNEPVKMYAPGSPERGILSAEIDRQMADQVEIPVIINGEEVKTGDVRNVVCPHDHGHVLGKVHLAGEKEIKAAVDAALSAKAAWETMDWQERAAVFLKAADLISQKYSAKINAATMLGQSKNAFQAEIDSTCELVDFLRFNVNYMEEIYANQPFSEKGVYNRLEYRPLEGFVFALTPFNFTAIAGNLPTSPAMMGNTVVWKPSTTAVLSNYYVMEILKEAGLPDGVINFIPGHGSQIGDILFAHKYFAGMHFTGSTGVFQNLWKKAADNIETYVSYPRIVGETGGKDYIFAHASADVDELVTGIIRGAFEFQGQKCSACSRLYVPSSLWPSVEDQLKEKIAGIKVGPVTDYTNFVNAVIDENSFDNIDAYISRAEASADADVIIGGQRDKSKGYFVHPTVIQAKTPDYESMAEEIFGPVLTVYVYEDKDLEVTLDILDNTSPYALTGAVFARDREVVNALMARLTHTAGNFYVNDKPTGAVVGQQPFGGARKSGTNDKAGSYLNLIRWASPRTIKETLVPPVNYGYPFMG
- a CDS encoding YqaE/Pmp3 family membrane protein; amino-acid sequence: MELLKIIAAIILPPVGVFFQVGIGKHFWLNILLTLLGYIPGIVHAIWVIAKNK
- a CDS encoding peptidylprolyl isomerase, which codes for MSEAIKSGDTIAVDYTGKLESGDVFDSSEGRDPLTFTVDTGMLIKGFDQAVIGMKKGESKTVTIPPEMGYGPRDENAMVDIPRAQFPPEMDLKEGLQLQLQNPAGQPVPALVAKISETSVTMDVNHFLAGKTLVFDITIAETGLEPPASSCGTNKGGCDSGCCGNCSCD
- a CDS encoding response regulator; translation: MVKKSLILTVDDKPQNLQFLGKLLSNNGYEVAMAQNGAQALTFVKSEFPDLILLDVMMPEMDGYEVCEKLRTEFPTHSIPVIFLTAKSDAQDIVKGFDAGGVDYVTKPFHSAELLARIKTHIELKTLRGLLPMCSHCKKIRDDQGFWNDVDSYFEAHSHLTFTHGLCPTCMDKLYEGYDWYEKRKRSDSQK
- a CDS encoding class I SAM-dependent methyltransferase codes for the protein MAYEFDFKAAQEYDAFFEKGRARHRLDLEIRMISALIRPMPGKRLLDIGCGTGLSLEPFVDLGMSLTGIDPSAYMLDKAAERLKNRVDLHRGTAENLPFDDNSFDAALLFFSIEYSDRPAKAIEEACRVAREQVVIGVHNRCAPHNMARRVKGFFFPDMYTGARFFSVWELKTMMNSILGKAPVKWRTTVQFPLLSGRLISKVEHCRLIQWSYWGGFIGMRIKPVPKFRTRPLVLKTRNRKINEPATGLALGCKVE
- the amrS gene encoding AmmeMemoRadiSam system radical SAM enzyme, with protein sequence MIRARLYEPLSNGEVKCLACNHYCKISPGRTGVCGVRENRDGKLFSLVYDRVVAANVDPIEKKPLFHFKPGSLSYSIAAPGCNFNCRFCQNADISQVHGRETNPFAGRLSGQAMTPETIVAAAVEQGCQSISYTYTEPTVFFELVLDTAMLAKEAGLANILVTNGFMSPKLLQASAAVLDAANVDLKSFSDGFYTRYCNGRLEPVKQTLRTMVELGLMVEVTTLVIPGLNDDPDELGQMASFLAGELGTSTPWHLSRFHPAFEMNQTEPTPVETLEKACDIAQSAGLVHVYTGNVPGAREDTHCPDCGQTVVKRLGYSVENLLTQTDKCPGCGSSMFGIY
- a CDS encoding CCA tRNA nucleotidyltransferase, coding for MRSVVDILETVRADRPVCDILETLWREGFYAFLAGGAVRDAFLGFAPGDVDILTNARPEDLARLFAGQDPKYVGKAFAVTLINKVEVATCRPADKKAVDAGHTFPATDLGRRDLTINSMAWDPQTRTLADPFGGQADIENKTIRFTRNPLDRIEEDPVRMVRACRFAARFGFNIEPDAFDAIRSQAHKITAPGNPERIQGEVVKAMGMDKPSAFFTLLHDTGLLSIILPSLDRCYGLDGGPHHGETVFEHNLLVGDALPASMPTLRLAGFLHDTGKADAVEIKDGRNAFPGHEKFTQAMMSDLERLRFSRKDMAHIHSLVRGHMRPLKADTSPKAVRRLLAMLDDLNLSYHDFLRMRIADKKSNLNPIKKPYTLGDIRLRLNKILDALNAKTPFNVNNLDISGRDIQDLLGLTQGPAIGKVKALLFEQVLDDPSLNTKQTLKDLVRQMDQKRFTD
- the serB gene encoding phosphoserine phosphatase SerB, yielding MGDIVLISITGKDQKGLTARISTILAQYRVSILDIGQAVIHEHISLGMLVDIPCSQDFSLMFKDLIFEGHKMGLAVDVSPVDANEYETWVRTQDKERRIITVMGRAITTGQISAVSTVITDHDLNIDSITRMSGRRSLKRPLEPPMACIQFAVSGTPRSIPEMKGRFIHISQDLGIDISFHEDNIYRKNRKLVVFDMDSTLIQAEVIDELAKLAGVGDQVARITESAMRGEIDFKESFRRRVSLLKGLKEKDIQGLARSLPLTDGADLVTRTLKGLGYKLAILSGGFTFVGNYLKETLGFDYVFANTLEIENGEVTGEVTGEIVDGQKKADLLRELAKKENLSIQQTIAVGDGANDLPMISIAGLGVAFNAKPVVREKAANTISTMGLDGLLFLLGIHEREIPGPANTTV